From the genome of Streptomyces sp. NBC_01116, one region includes:
- a CDS encoding LAETG motif-containing sortase-dependent surface protein: MHSASTGTGRGTTGRRIAATAATVGLLVLGSLAGAGSASADGEDVHHQGGALATLDGLKTFDTAHIDTGNGKIKTISAGLFEMNVEGGGRLQTYCIDIHNPTQNNAKYLETPWGQTSLGTNKDAGKILWILRNSYPQAGDLNALAQKAGAGQLTPKTAAAGTQVAIWRFSDGAKVEAKNEQAEKLADWLEAQAQSLQEPKTSLTLDPNAVSGKSGDKLGPVTVHTDADAVSVAANADAAAAGVKVTDKNGQPVTSAANGTELYFDVPAGTADGKASLTAKTTTQVPVGRAFASASKSQTQILAGSTESTITADATANWATKGAIPSVTAKKNCTDSGIDVTAGNAGDTPFTFELAGAKHTVGAGESKTVTVPVGEDEAYDFTVTGPNGFSERFQGVLDCETQGTPAPGTSGGGETPSSSPSPSPSGDTTGGTEGGTTGGGGGDLAETGSSSSTPLIAGIAVAFVAAGGAAVFFLRRKKTAVQ, from the coding sequence GACGGCGAGGACGTCCATCATCAGGGTGGCGCGCTTGCCACCCTGGACGGGTTGAAGACGTTCGACACGGCCCACATCGACACCGGCAACGGCAAGATCAAGACCATCTCCGCAGGTCTGTTCGAGATGAACGTCGAGGGCGGCGGCCGACTGCAGACGTACTGCATCGACATCCACAACCCGACCCAGAACAACGCGAAGTACCTTGAGACCCCCTGGGGTCAGACCTCGCTCGGCACCAACAAGGACGCCGGGAAGATCCTTTGGATTCTCCGGAACTCCTACCCACAGGCCGGTGACTTGAATGCGCTCGCCCAGAAGGCGGGTGCCGGACAGTTGACCCCCAAGACGGCCGCCGCCGGTACGCAGGTCGCCATCTGGCGATTCTCGGACGGCGCGAAGGTCGAGGCGAAGAACGAGCAGGCCGAGAAGCTTGCGGACTGGCTCGAGGCACAGGCCCAGAGCCTCCAGGAGCCGAAGACTTCCCTGACGCTGGATCCGAACGCCGTGTCCGGCAAGTCGGGCGACAAGCTCGGCCCGGTGACAGTGCACACCGACGCCGACGCAGTCTCCGTCGCCGCCAACGCCGACGCCGCTGCGGCGGGTGTCAAGGTGACTGACAAGAACGGCCAGCCTGTCACGTCGGCCGCCAACGGCACCGAGCTGTACTTCGACGTGCCCGCGGGCACCGCCGACGGCAAGGCGTCCCTTACCGCCAAGACGACCACCCAGGTTCCGGTCGGCCGGGCCTTCGCGAGCGCGAGCAAGAGTCAGACACAGATCCTTGCCGGCTCCACCGAATCCACGATCACCGCGGACGCGACCGCGAACTGGGCCACGAAGGGTGCCATCCCTTCGGTCACCGCGAAGAAGAACTGCACGGATAGCGGCATCGACGTCACGGCCGGCAACGCCGGGGACACCCCCTTCACCTTCGAGCTCGCCGGCGCCAAGCACACTGTCGGTGCGGGCGAGAGCAAGACCGTGACCGTGCCAGTCGGTGAGGACGAGGCGTACGACTTCACCGTCACCGGCCCCAACGGCTTCTCGGAGCGGTTCCAGGGAGTCCTGGACTGCGAGACCCAGGGCACCCCTGCCCCTGGCACGAGCGGCGGTGGCGAAACCCCTTCTTCTAGCCCGAGCCCCAGCCCTTCGGGTGACACGACCGGTGGCACGGAAGGCGGCACCACCGGCGGTGGTGGTGGTGACCTCGCGGAAACCGGTAGCTCCAGTTCCACGCCGCTGATCGCGGGTATCGCGGTGGCCTTCGTCGCCGCAGGTGGCGCGGCGGTGTTCTTCCTGCGCAGGAAGAAGACAGCAGTCCAGTAG
- a CDS encoding helix-turn-helix domain-containing protein, translated as MANIQTLDPDASPLAYYGGELRRRREAQKLTQPQLGDIIFCTGSLIGQVETTRKIPTRDFSERLDAALGTDGTFSRLVGLVLRSQLPTWFQPYADMEAKAAYISTYQAQVVYGLLQTEEYARALLAPGMPDAPDSLVAARMERQRILDREKPPLAWAILDEAVLYRPIGGAAVMRAQLQKLLDYAAHRWMRIQVLPFEAGEHASLDGSFNLLRFDDDPDIIYTEDLISGHMTANLETVKEASLRYAHLQAAALSVGESAARISRVMEERYADQH; from the coding sequence GTGGCGAACATCCAGACGCTCGATCCCGACGCCTCCCCGCTCGCCTACTACGGCGGGGAGTTGCGCCGCCGGCGCGAGGCCCAGAAGCTGACGCAGCCGCAGTTGGGCGACATCATCTTCTGCACCGGCTCGCTGATCGGCCAGGTCGAGACGACGAGGAAGATCCCCACCCGCGACTTCTCGGAGCGGCTGGACGCGGCGCTGGGCACGGACGGAACGTTCTCGCGGCTGGTGGGGCTGGTGCTGCGGAGCCAGTTGCCGACGTGGTTCCAGCCGTACGCGGACATGGAGGCGAAGGCCGCGTACATCTCGACGTACCAGGCGCAGGTGGTCTACGGGCTGTTGCAGACGGAGGAGTACGCGCGGGCGTTGCTCGCCCCCGGCATGCCCGACGCCCCGGATAGCCTCGTAGCGGCTCGCATGGAGCGTCAGCGCATCCTGGATCGGGAGAAGCCGCCGCTGGCCTGGGCGATCCTGGACGAGGCGGTGCTGTACCGTCCGATCGGCGGCGCTGCGGTGATGCGCGCCCAACTACAGAAGCTGTTGGACTACGCGGCGCACCGCTGGATGCGTATCCAGGTGCTGCCGTTCGAGGCCGGCGAACACGCGAGCCTGGATGGCTCGTTCAACCTCCTGCGCTTCGACGACGACCCGGACATCATCTACACCGAGGACCTCATCTCCGGCCATATGACGGCCAACCTTGAAACAGTCAAGGAGGCTTCGCTCCGATACGCTCACCTGCAAGCCGCCGCCCTCTCCGTGGGGGAATCAGCGGCGCGGATCAGCCGCGTGATGGAGGAGCGTTATGCAGACCAGCACTGA
- a CDS encoding DUF397 domain-containing protein, with the protein MQTSTDLKSAEWRKSSYSGTTGGDCVECTVTGGAAWRTSSYSGSTGGCCVEVAANPTCGSVPVRDSKNPTGPAIVLGAHAWQAFVDGLR; encoded by the coding sequence ATGCAGACCAGCACTGACCTGAAGAGCGCGGAATGGCGTAAGTCCAGCTACAGCGGCACCACCGGCGGCGACTGCGTCGAGTGCACCGTGACCGGCGGCGCGGCCTGGCGGACCTCCTCCTACAGCGGCAGCACCGGCGGCTGCTGCGTCGAGGTCGCCGCCAACCCCACCTGCGGGTCCGTCCCCGTCCGCGACAGCAAGAACCCGACCGGTCCCGCCATCGTCCTCGGGGCCCACGCGTGGCAGGCGTTCGTGGACGGGCTGCGCTGA
- a CDS encoding MFS transporter: MTAEQALRPPPSDTGDTLPGIFSRPYAAATLTFATVMFLTGFAALAVVPTLPTAAEDLDGVSLFPLVAGSFVAASLLGGVLGGHWADRSGARRPLALGMILSVVTLLVSASSVSVWQLVAGRFVDGLAAGMVAVSVTTAIGQSYPEYLRPRMLAMMSASWIIPSLVGPPVAGVVAEAWSWRTVFYGLAVLTALPAIALVAVLRKAPAGGSDQAPPADLPPAGERASRPPLLVAGMLSLGAALGQYGVSGWDVRHLLFVVAGVALLVVFAPRLLPEGTWRSARGLPTAVLLRGLTSGTYFTVEALVPLMLITERRVAAVTVGVAFTASAVLWAVASWAQGKLLQDVARHRLVTVGALIMAVSVAFAVAGSLSGVSPLLAMAAMPLAAIGMGMLDPCVTVLSLSHSAPDRLGHTTSAMQTNMNLGQVVVLAFATAVLNAGLAAGTSRLGGYAITFSLLLVPTLLVAVLAVRARKDAPGPG, encoded by the coding sequence ATGACTGCTGAACAGGCACTCCGCCCCCCACCGAGCGACACCGGCGACACTCTGCCGGGCATCTTCTCCCGGCCGTACGCGGCGGCCACGCTGACCTTCGCCACGGTGATGTTCCTGACCGGCTTCGCCGCGCTGGCCGTGGTGCCGACGCTGCCGACGGCGGCCGAGGATCTGGACGGGGTGTCCCTGTTCCCCCTGGTGGCGGGCAGCTTTGTCGCTGCCAGCCTGCTCGGGGGCGTGCTGGGCGGGCACTGGGCGGACCGCTCCGGCGCCCGGCGGCCGTTGGCGCTGGGCATGATCCTCTCCGTGGTGACGCTGCTGGTGTCGGCGTCCAGCGTCTCCGTCTGGCAGTTGGTGGCCGGCCGCTTCGTCGACGGTCTGGCGGCCGGGATGGTGGCGGTGTCGGTGACGACCGCCATCGGGCAGTCGTATCCGGAGTACCTGCGGCCCCGGATGCTCGCGATGATGAGCGCGAGCTGGATCATCCCGTCGCTGGTCGGACCGCCGGTCGCCGGAGTGGTCGCCGAGGCGTGGTCCTGGCGGACGGTCTTCTACGGCCTGGCCGTGCTGACCGCGCTGCCCGCGATCGCCCTGGTCGCGGTGTTGAGGAAGGCTCCCGCCGGAGGGAGCGACCAGGCCCCGCCCGCCGACCTCCCGCCCGCCGGGGAACGCGCCTCCCGGCCGCCGCTGTTGGTCGCGGGGATGCTCAGCCTGGGCGCGGCGCTCGGCCAGTACGGCGTCTCCGGCTGGGACGTGCGGCACCTGCTGTTCGTCGTCGCCGGGGTCGCGCTGCTGGTGGTCTTCGCGCCCCGTCTGCTGCCGGAGGGCACCTGGCGCAGTGCCCGGGGGCTGCCCACCGCGGTGCTGCTGCGCGGGCTGACCTCCGGTACGTACTTCACCGTCGAGGCGCTGGTGCCGTTGATGCTGATCACCGAGCGGCGGGTGGCCGCGGTGACGGTCGGCGTGGCGTTCACCGCCTCCGCCGTGCTGTGGGCGGTCGCGTCGTGGGCGCAGGGCAAGCTCCTCCAGGACGTCGCCCGGCACCGGCTCGTCACGGTCGGCGCCCTGATCATGGCGGTGTCCGTCGCCTTCGCCGTGGCGGGCAGCCTCTCCGGCGTCTCCCCGCTGCTCGCGATGGCGGCCATGCCGCTGGCGGCGATCGGGATGGGGATGCTCGACCCGTGCGTCACCGTGCTGTCGCTCTCGCACAGCGCACCGGACCGGCTGGGCCACACCACCAGCGCGATGCAGACCAACATGAACCTCGGGCAGGTCGTCGTCCTGGCGTTCGCCACCGCCGTGCTCAACGCCGGGCTGGCCGCCGGGACGAGCCGGCTGGGGGGCTACGCCATCACCTTCTCGCTCCTGCTCGTACCGACCCTGCTGGTCGCCGTCCTGGCCGTCCGCGCGCGCAAGGACGCTCCCGGCCCCGGGTGA
- a CDS encoding GNAT family N-acetyltransferase — translation MPTYETMPYHLETERLILRPWAESDAEGFSDLLAERGKGKPPVERIRTSLGELLAATETTGIALLPIQRREEGDFIGYAGLIIGRSTLEEPEIAYELFQRAHGHGYATEAAGAVLEAAAATGRKRLWSTVATWNTPSFRVLEKLAFERVRVSMEENGEVVWLTRTLP, via the coding sequence ATGCCGACCTACGAGACCATGCCCTACCACCTGGAGACCGAGCGGCTGATCCTGCGGCCGTGGGCCGAGTCGGACGCCGAGGGGTTCAGCGACCTGCTCGCCGAACGCGGCAAGGGCAAGCCCCCGGTCGAGCGCATCCGGACGTCCCTAGGGGAACTGCTCGCCGCGACGGAGACCACGGGGATCGCCCTGCTGCCCATCCAGCGCCGCGAGGAGGGCGACTTCATCGGGTACGCCGGGCTGATCATCGGCCGCTCCACCCTGGAGGAGCCCGAGATCGCGTACGAGCTGTTCCAGCGCGCCCACGGGCACGGCTATGCCACCGAGGCGGCCGGTGCGGTGCTCGAAGCCGCCGCGGCCACCGGGCGGAAGAGGCTCTGGTCGACCGTCGCCACGTGGAACACCCCGTCGTTCCGCGTCCTGGAGAAGCTCGCGTTCGAACGGGTCCGCGTCTCCATGGAGGAGAACGGCGAAGTGGTCTGGCTCACCCGCACGTTGCCCTGA
- a CDS encoding DinB family protein yields MNDHDRRTDRLSILIEQFDQAREMAQVRLKGLGDEEFLWEPAPGSWSVRRRDEAVTPRAYGPGAWVMDKGAPEIPASEYAEVARQAAGGMSVAKIAEDWSVSAERVAEVLAFTGEPEPDVVPVTTIAWRLAHLHSDFAGRWEWTFGERRRDPHLLVDFTPSASLALDRFWKTIDRHRASIATLTDEQLDTVGLSQYPYGSDPDDPYIGVLANANLELIHHMAEIALLRDLWRARRSL; encoded by the coding sequence ATGAACGACCACGATCGACGGACCGACCGGCTGAGCATCCTCATCGAGCAGTTCGACCAGGCGCGGGAGATGGCCCAGGTCCGGCTGAAGGGCCTCGGGGACGAGGAGTTCCTGTGGGAGCCGGCCCCCGGCAGCTGGTCGGTCCGGCGCCGGGACGAGGCGGTGACACCGCGGGCGTACGGGCCCGGCGCCTGGGTCATGGACAAGGGGGCGCCGGAGATCCCGGCGAGCGAGTACGCGGAGGTCGCGCGGCAGGCGGCGGGCGGCATGTCCGTGGCGAAGATCGCCGAGGACTGGAGCGTGAGCGCCGAACGGGTAGCGGAGGTCCTCGCGTTCACCGGTGAGCCGGAGCCCGACGTCGTGCCGGTCACCACCATCGCCTGGCGGCTGGCCCACCTGCACTCCGACTTCGCGGGCCGGTGGGAGTGGACCTTCGGCGAACGGCGGCGGGATCCGCACCTCCTGGTCGACTTCACGCCGTCCGCCTCCCTGGCGCTCGACCGGTTCTGGAAGACGATCGACCGCCACCGCGCGAGCATCGCCACGCTCACCGACGAGCAGCTCGACACGGTCGGGCTCTCGCAGTATCCGTACGGCTCCGACCCCGACGACCCGTACATCGGTGTGCTGGCCAACGCCAACCTGGAACTCATCCACCACATGGCCGAGATCGCCCTGCTCCGCGACCTCTGGCGGGCCCGCCGCTCCCTGTGA
- a CDS encoding pirin family protein — MISVHRSDDRYRGGDEAAGIVTRHALSFGPHYDPDNLRFGPILACNEERLAPGAGFEEHAHSHTEIVTWVVEGELTHRDSAGHSTVVRAGDVAHLSAASGVRHVERNDGADPLTFLQMWLAPLEPGGEPSYTVVPGIADSTPYALPGAGAMLHARRLSGGERTAVPDAARAYVHVVRGRVALADAELGPGDAARITGAEGLEAVAVAGPAELLVWELAG; from the coding sequence GTGATTTCCGTGCACCGGTCCGATGACCGCTACCGGGGCGGGGACGAGGCCGCCGGGATCGTCACCCGGCACGCCCTCTCCTTCGGTCCCCACTACGACCCGGACAACCTCCGCTTCGGCCCGATCCTGGCCTGCAACGAGGAACGCCTCGCCCCCGGTGCGGGCTTCGAGGAGCACGCGCACAGCCATACGGAGATCGTCACCTGGGTCGTCGAGGGCGAGCTGACCCACCGCGACTCGGCCGGCCACTCCACCGTCGTCCGCGCCGGGGACGTGGCCCACCTGAGCGCCGCCTCCGGCGTCCGCCACGTCGAACGCAACGACGGCGCCGACCCGTTGACCTTCCTCCAGATGTGGCTGGCCCCCCTGGAGCCGGGCGGCGAACCCTCGTACACGGTGGTCCCCGGCATCGCCGACTCCACTCCGTACGCCCTGCCCGGCGCGGGCGCGATGCTCCATGCCCGCCGCCTGAGCGGGGGCGAGCGCACGGCGGTCCCGGACGCGGCGCGCGCCTACGTCCACGTGGTGCGGGGGCGGGTCGCCCTGGCCGACGCGGAACTGGGCCCCGGCGACGCCGCCCGGATCACCGGAGCGGAGGGGCTGGAGGCGGTCGCCGTGGCGGGGCCCGCGGAGCTGCTGGTGTGGGAGCTGGCGGGGTGA
- a CDS encoding PucR family transcriptional regulator, translating to MPRPDPELPPAHDAHLHAATLKRLEQSSGRLAANAIARMDESLPWYRAMPPENRSWIGLVAQAGIAAFTEWFRHPETPQAISTDVFGTAPRELTRAITLRQTVEMVRTTIEVMEAAIDEVAAPGDESVLREALLVYAREIAFATAQVYAQAAEARGAWDARLESLVVNAVLSGEADEGAVSRAAALGWNSPEHVCVILGTAPDGDSELTVEAIRRAARHAKLQVLTGVLGNRLVVIAGGSDNPLQVAKALIGPYAAGPVVAGPVVPDLLAATRSAQATAAGLKACSAWQDAPRPVLADDLLPERAMAGDPAARDQLVEEIYRPLEEAGSALLETLSVYLEQASSLEGAARMLFVHPNTVRYRLRRVTDVTGWSPSDVRSAFTLRIALILGRLAAADPQS from the coding sequence GTGCCCCGACCCGATCCTGAGCTGCCCCCCGCCCACGACGCCCACCTGCACGCCGCGACCCTGAAACGGCTGGAGCAGTCCTCCGGCCGACTGGCCGCGAACGCGATTGCCCGCATGGACGAATCGCTGCCGTGGTACCGGGCGATGCCTCCGGAGAACCGGTCCTGGATCGGCCTGGTCGCCCAGGCCGGCATCGCCGCGTTCACCGAGTGGTTCCGGCATCCCGAGACCCCGCAGGCCATCTCGACCGATGTGTTCGGCACCGCCCCGCGCGAACTGACCCGGGCCATCACCCTGCGGCAGACCGTGGAGATGGTGCGCACCACGATCGAGGTCATGGAGGCCGCGATCGACGAGGTCGCCGCCCCGGGAGACGAGTCGGTGCTGCGGGAGGCGCTCCTCGTCTACGCGCGCGAGATCGCCTTCGCCACCGCTCAGGTGTACGCCCAGGCCGCCGAGGCCCGGGGCGCCTGGGACGCCCGGCTGGAGTCCCTCGTGGTGAACGCGGTGCTCTCCGGCGAGGCCGACGAGGGGGCCGTGTCCCGGGCCGCCGCGCTCGGCTGGAACTCGCCCGAGCACGTGTGCGTGATCCTCGGCACCGCGCCCGACGGGGACAGCGAGCTGACCGTGGAGGCCATCCGGCGCGCCGCCCGGCACGCCAAGCTCCAGGTCCTCACCGGCGTCCTGGGCAACCGCCTCGTCGTCATCGCGGGCGGCAGCGACAATCCTCTCCAGGTCGCCAAGGCCCTGATCGGGCCGTACGCCGCCGGGCCGGTCGTCGCGGGACCGGTGGTGCCGGACCTGCTGGCGGCGACCCGGTCCGCGCAGGCGACGGCGGCCGGGCTGAAGGCGTGCTCGGCCTGGCAGGACGCGCCCCGGCCGGTCCTGGCGGACGATCTCCTCCCGGAGCGGGCGATGGCCGGAGACCCGGCCGCGCGGGACCAGCTGGTGGAGGAGATCTACAGACCGCTGGAAGAGGCCGGTTCGGCGCTGCTGGAAACACTGAGTGTCTATCTGGAGCAGGCGAGTAGCCTGGAAGGCGCCGCCCGGATGCTTTTCGTGCACCCCAACACCGTGCGCTACCGGCTGCGACGTGTGACCGACGTCACCGGATGGTCACCCTCCGACGTGCGCTCCGCGTTCACGCTGCGGATCGCCCTGATCCTGGGGCGCTTGGCCGCAGCGGATCCTCAGTCCTAG
- a CDS encoding ACP S-malonyltransferase, with amino-acid sequence MLVLVAPGQGAQTPGFLTPWLDLPGASDRIAAWSDAIGLDLAHYGTHADADEIRDTAVAQPLLVAAGLLSAAALDASPSVVAGHSVGEITAAALAGVIDDEAALRFVRTRGLGMAEAAAVSETGMAALLGGDPDVTIPHLEKLGLTAANVNGGGQIVAAGTAAQIADLEADKPEGVRRVVALKVAGAFHTHHMAPAVEKLRAAVGDLTVSDPTVRYVSNADGHTVATGTEVIARLVGQVANPVRWDLCMETFQSLGVTALVELSPGGTLTGLAKRALPGVKTLALKTPDDLDAARALISEHAGA; translated from the coding sequence GTGCTCGTACTCGTCGCTCCCGGCCAAGGCGCTCAGACGCCCGGCTTCCTGACTCCCTGGCTCGACCTCCCCGGTGCCTCCGACCGCATCGCGGCCTGGTCCGACGCCATCGGGCTCGACCTTGCCCACTACGGCACGCACGCCGACGCGGACGAGATCCGCGACACCGCCGTGGCCCAGCCGCTCCTGGTCGCCGCCGGACTGCTCTCGGCAGCCGCCCTGGACGCCTCGCCGTCCGTCGTCGCGGGCCACAGCGTCGGTGAGATCACCGCCGCCGCGCTCGCGGGCGTCATCGACGACGAGGCCGCGCTGCGCTTCGTCCGCACCCGGGGGCTCGGCATGGCCGAGGCCGCCGCGGTCTCCGAGACCGGCATGGCCGCCCTCCTCGGCGGCGACCCCGACGTAACGATCCCGCACCTGGAGAAGCTCGGCCTGACCGCGGCGAACGTGAACGGCGGCGGCCAGATCGTCGCCGCGGGCACCGCCGCCCAGATCGCCGACCTGGAGGCCGACAAGCCCGAGGGCGTGCGCCGGGTCGTCGCGCTGAAGGTGGCCGGCGCGTTCCACACGCACCACATGGCCCCGGCCGTGGAGAAGCTGCGCGCGGCGGTCGGCGACCTCACGGTCTCCGACCCGACCGTGCGCTACGTTTCCAACGCCGACGGCCACACCGTGGCCACCGGCACCGAGGTCATCGCCCGGCTGGTCGGGCAGGTCGCCAACCCGGTCCGCTGGGACCTGTGCATGGAGACCTTCCAGTCGCTGGGCGTCACCGCACTCGTCGAGCTGAGCCCCGGCGGCACGCTGACCGGGCTGGCCAAGCGCGCGCTGCCCGGCGTGAAGACACTCGCGCTCAAGACCCCCGACGACCTCGACGCGGCCCGCGCGCTCATTTCCGAGCACGCAGGCGCCTAA
- a CDS encoding ketoacyl-ACP synthase III, with protein sequence MSKIRPSKGAPYARILGVGGYRPTRVVPNEVILETIDSSDEWIRSRSGIVTRHWASEEETVAAMSIEASGKAMADAGIDPEQIGAVVVSTVSHFKQTPAVATDIAHRIGAGKPAAFDISAGCAGFGYGLTLAKGMIVEGSAEYVLVIGVERLSDLTDLEDRATAFLFGDGAGAVVVGPSQEPAIGPTVWGSEGDKSDTIKQTVAWNDLHAGDASKLPLDAKGEIKFPAITQEGQAVFRWAVYEMAKVAQQALDAAGIAPEDLDVFIPHQANMRIIDSMVKTLKLPEHVTVARDVESTGNTSAASIPLAMERLLATGQAKSGDTALVIGFGAGLVYAATVVTLP encoded by the coding sequence ATGTCGAAGATCAGGCCCAGCAAGGGCGCCCCGTACGCGCGGATCCTCGGGGTCGGCGGCTACCGCCCGACCCGGGTCGTGCCGAACGAGGTGATCCTCGAGACGATCGACTCGTCCGACGAGTGGATCCGCTCCCGCTCCGGCATCGTCACCCGCCACTGGGCCTCCGAGGAGGAGACCGTGGCCGCGATGTCGATCGAGGCGTCCGGCAAGGCCATGGCCGACGCGGGCATCGATCCCGAGCAGATCGGCGCGGTCGTCGTCTCGACCGTCTCGCACTTCAAGCAGACCCCGGCCGTCGCCACCGACATCGCCCACCGGATCGGCGCGGGCAAGCCCGCCGCCTTCGACATCTCGGCCGGCTGCGCGGGCTTCGGCTACGGCCTCACGCTCGCCAAGGGCATGATCGTCGAGGGTTCCGCGGAGTACGTCCTGGTGATCGGCGTGGAGCGGCTCAGCGACCTGACCGACCTGGAGGACCGCGCGACGGCCTTCCTGTTCGGTGACGGCGCGGGCGCGGTCGTCGTCGGCCCCTCCCAGGAACCGGCCATCGGCCCGACCGTGTGGGGCTCCGAGGGCGACAAGTCCGACACCATCAAGCAGACGGTGGCCTGGAACGACCTGCACGCCGGCGACGCCTCCAAGCTGCCGCTCGACGCGAAGGGCGAGATCAAGTTCCCGGCCATCACGCAGGAGGGCCAGGCGGTCTTCCGCTGGGCCGTCTACGAGATGGCGAAGGTCGCCCAGCAGGCGCTGGACGCGGCCGGGATCGCCCCGGAGGACCTGGACGTCTTCATTCCGCACCAGGCCAACATGCGGATCATCGACTCGATGGTGAAGACCCTGAAGCTGCCGGAGCACGTCACGGTCGCCCGTGACGTCGAATCCACCGGCAACACGTCCGCCGCCTCGATTCCGCTCGCGATGGAGCGGCTCCTGGCGACCGGTCAGGCGAAGAGCGGCGACACCGCGCTCGTCATCGGCTTCGGGGCGGGTCTCGTCTACGCCGCGACGGTCGTTACCCTCCCCTAG
- a CDS encoding acyl carrier protein has translation MAATQEEIVTGLAEIVNEIAGIPVEDVQLDKSFTDDLDVDSLSMVEVVVAAEERFDVKIPDEDVKNLKTVGDAADYILKHQG, from the coding sequence ATGGCCGCCACGCAGGAAGAGATCGTCACCGGTCTCGCCGAGATCGTCAACGAGATCGCCGGTATCCCGGTCGAGGACGTCCAGCTGGACAAGTCCTTCACCGACGACCTGGACGTCGACTCGCTGTCCATGGTCGAGGTCGTCGTCGCCGCCGAGGAGCGCTTCGACGTCAAGATCCCCGACGAGGACGTCAAGAACCTCAAGACGGTCGGCGACGCCGCCGACTACATCCTGAAGCACCAGGGCTGA
- the fabF gene encoding beta-ketoacyl-ACP synthase II — protein sequence MNSTNRTVVVTGIGATTPLGGDSASTWEGLMAGRSGVKPLEGERFAELPVRIAALAAVDPGDVLPRPLARKLDRSAQFALIAAREAWADAGFTAKAGEDESIVPERLGSVIASGIGGVTTLLDQYDVLKEKGVRRVSPHTVPMLMPNGPAANVGLEVNAQAGVHTPVSACASGAEAIGYAVEMIRTGRADVVVAGGTEAAIHPLPIAAFANMMAMSKNNDEPETASRPYDTGRDGFVLGEGAGVVVLESAEHAAKRGARVYCEVLGQGLSADAHHIAQPEPTGRGIAAAMQNLLDSSDLKPSEVVHLNAHATSTPQGDLAEIKALRKVLGDDLDHVAISATKSMTGHLLGGAGGIETVATVLALHHRIAPPTINIDELDEAIDADIVRGEPRVLPEGPIAAINNSFGFGGHNVVLAFRSV from the coding sequence GTGAACTCGACCAATCGCACCGTGGTCGTCACCGGTATCGGCGCAACCACTCCGCTGGGTGGCGACTCCGCATCGACCTGGGAAGGTCTGATGGCCGGCCGGTCCGGCGTCAAGCCTCTCGAAGGCGAGCGCTTCGCCGAACTGCCCGTCCGGATCGCCGCCCTCGCGGCCGTCGACCCGGGCGACGTCCTTCCCCGCCCGCTGGCCCGCAAGCTGGACCGCTCGGCGCAGTTCGCGCTGATCGCGGCCCGCGAGGCCTGGGCGGACGCGGGCTTCACCGCCAAGGCGGGCGAGGACGAGAGCATCGTCCCCGAGCGTCTGGGCTCGGTCATCGCCTCCGGCATCGGCGGTGTGACCACCCTGCTCGACCAGTACGACGTGCTGAAGGAGAAGGGCGTACGCCGCGTCTCCCCGCACACCGTTCCCATGCTCATGCCCAACGGCCCGGCGGCCAACGTCGGCCTGGAGGTCAACGCCCAGGCCGGTGTCCACACGCCCGTCTCCGCCTGCGCCTCGGGCGCGGAGGCGATCGGGTACGCCGTCGAGATGATCCGTACCGGCCGTGCCGACGTGGTCGTCGCCGGTGGCACCGAGGCGGCGATCCACCCGCTGCCGATCGCCGCGTTCGCCAACATGATGGCGATGTCCAAGAACAACGACGAGCCCGAGACGGCCTCGCGCCCGTACGACACCGGCCGGGACGGCTTCGTCCTCGGCGAGGGTGCGGGCGTCGTCGTCCTGGAGTCCGCCGAGCACGCCGCCAAGCGTGGCGCGCGGGTCTACTGCGAGGTGCTGGGCCAGGGCCTGTCGGCCGACGCCCACCACATCGCGCAGCCCGAGCCCACCGGGCGGGGCATCGCCGCCGCGATGCAGAACCTGCTGGACTCCAGCGACCTGAAGCCGTCCGAGGTGGTCCACCTCAACGCGCACGCCACGTCGACGCCGCAGGGCGACCTCGCCGAGATCAAGGCGCTGCGCAAGGTGCTGGGCGACGACCTCGACCATGTCGCGATCTCCGCGACGAAGTCGATGACGGGTCACCTGCTCGGTGGCGCGGGCGGCATCGAGACCGTGGCCACGGTCCTGGCGCTGCACCACCGCATCGCTCCGCCGACCATCAACATCGACGAGCTGGACGAGGCGATCGACGCGGACATCGTGCGCGGTGAGCCGCGGGTGCTGCCCGAGGGGCCGATCGCGGCGATCAACAACTCGTTCGGATTCGGCGGGCACAACGTGGTGCTCGCGTTCCGATCCGTGTGA